In Acidimicrobiales bacterium, the genomic stretch TGTAGCGGCCCGCCCCGGCGGGGCGCCCGGGCACGGCGCTGACGTCGAGCGAGACGCTCAGCACAGGCCCTGCCACAGGTCCAGGTGCCGCCAGGCGCAGGCCTCCCACGTGAGCGCGGCGGCGCGCTTGCGGCCCGCGGCGGTGAGGCCCGCCCGGGCCTCCTCGTCGGTGGCCGCCGTCACCACCGCTTCGGCGATGGCGCCGGCGTCCAACGGATCGACCTCGAGGGCCGCTCCACCCGTGCTGGGCATGGGGCTCGCCACCACCGGCGTGCCCTGGGCCATGGCCTCGACGGGGGGAAGCCCGAAGCCCTCCACCAGCGGCACGTACACCAGACAGCGGCTGGCCCCGTACAGGGCCGCCAGCACCCCCGCCTCCACCCGTCCGGCCGGGACCACCCCGGGGGCGGTGCGGAGGGCCGGGCCCCACCCGGGAGGGCCGACCACGACCAGGGGCCACGGCGCGGGCAGGCGGGGCCGGGCCCGGCCAAACGCCTCCATCAGCCGGGGCAGGTTCTTGCGCGGCTCCTGGGTCCCGACCGACAGGAGGAAGGGGCCGTCGACGCCGAGGGCCTCCAGCAGGCGGGCGGCGCCGTCCTGGTCGGGCGGGGGCAGGTGGTCGCAGCCCTCCTCGATCACCTCGACCCGGTTGGCCCCCTCCTTGCGCAGCTCCGCCGCCGTCCGGTCGGACGGGGTCACCAGCGCCGCCGCCCGGGCCACCGCCCGGGCCAGGGTGGCCTCGTGCCACCGCCGCCCCCGCGGGGGGAACGCCTCCGGGACCCACCGCCAGGACAGGTCGTGGACCATCACCGTCACCCGGGGCCCGGCCCCGGCCCGGCGGGGCGAGGGGAACGCCTGCGACACGGAGTGGGCCACGTCGAAGCCGGCCGGGGCCCGCACCAGGCCGACGTCCCAGGCCCGGGTCAGCCCGCGCGCCGGGAGCGGGCTGGTCCGCACCGGGAAGCCGTAGGTCTCGAGCGGGTCCGGC encodes the following:
- a CDS encoding glycosyltransferase family 1 protein, whose translation is MAEQLRRSVPGGVGTYAHGLLTGLAAAGATDVTVHASKPAGKPAGKTAGRSGSGPDPLETYGFPVRTSPLPARGLTRAWDVGLVRAPAGFDVAHSVSQAFPSPRRAGAGPRVTVMVHDLSWRWVPEAFPPRGRRWHEATLARAVARAAALVTPSDRTAAELRKEGANRVEVIEEGCDHLPPPDQDGAARLLEALGVDGPFLLSVGTQEPRKNLPRLMEAFGRARPRLPAPWPLVVVGPPGWGPALRTAPGVVPAGRVEAGVLAALYGASRCLVYVPLVEGFGLPPVEAMAQGTPVVASPMPSTGGAALEVDPLDAGAIAEAVVTAATDEEARAGLTAAGRKRAAALTWEACAWRHLDLWQGLC